A region from the Benincasa hispida cultivar B227 chromosome 12, ASM972705v1, whole genome shotgun sequence genome encodes:
- the LOC120068267 gene encoding BTB/POZ domain-containing protein At3g05675, whose amino-acid sequence MSILPSAKFADLSPTKDVFVSALRFALSINSPCAPFGDELQRSAQEQVDYMLRADADTSLVRRDEEVKSVLKTGLFRTCASFERELSSLLLDSDIASQANEDKILRTLSDLEWICTLLPKMNLMKDFVSNWIEISGNVLKVIEDEKLNSLMWGLKVKLIEMTNKALEAVGYGTVILPAPYRLSLLTFWLPYIRKMKPLLDSKCITERDFCYKMDEELCMNIEGAIVSMVLALPSNDQAGILADWMKAEEIQYPDLTDAFELWCYRTKSAKRRLVEGIDGACSDNGDDAAISF is encoded by the coding sequence ATGTCCATACTGCCCAGTGCCAAATTTGCAGATTTAAGCCCCACAAAAGATGTTTTTGTTTCAGCACTCCGCTTTGCTTTGTCAATTAACAGCCCATGTGCCCCATTTGGAGATGAGCTTCAAAGATCTGCTCAGGAACAAGTTGACTACATGTTAAGGGCAGATGCCGACACGTCGTTGGTAAGAAGGGATGAAGAAGTAAAATCCGTGTTAAAAACGGGCCTTTTCAGAACATGTGCATCATTTGAGAGGGAGCTATCTTCCCTACTTTTGGATTCTGACATTGCATCTCAAGCCAACGAAGACAAAATATTAAGGACATTATCTGATCTTGAATGGATATGTACTTTACTTCCAAAGATGAACTTAATGAAAGACTTCGTTTCCAACTGGATTGAGATATCTGGGAATGTTCTGAAGGTAATCGAGGACGAAAAGTTGAATTCCTTAATGTGGGGTTTGAAAGTTAAGCTGATTGAGATGACCAACAAAGCCTTGGAAGCTGTTGGCTATGGCACTGTGATTCTTCCTGCACCGTACCGGTTGTCACTGCTTACATTCTGGCTTCCATATATCAGGAAGATGAAGCCTCTGCTGGATTCGAAGTGCATCACAGAGAGAGATTTTTGTTACAAGATGGACGAGGAGCTGTGCATGAACATCGAAGGGGCAATTGTTTCTATGGTTTTGGCATTGCCTTCGAATGATCAAGCAGGTATCTTGGCAGACTGGATGAAAGCTGAGGAAATACAATATCCTGATTTAACAGATGCTTTTGAATTATGGTGTTATAGGACCAAATCTGCAAAGCGGAGATTGGTTGAAGGTATTGATGGAGCTTGCTCTGACAATGGTGATGATGCTGCAATCAGCTTTTAA